The DNA window AAATATCTAAAAGAATCCCGACTGTCAATGGCTCTTACTGAGAAGCCATGAACTTTTTAAAAACACGCATGTATTGACTTGACGTACCTTCGTATTCCCCATTAATTGTTGCGCTGGCACGCGTGCCGCATTTTCGAAAGGACTCTCATGGCAAAGAAGGCATTGATCACCGGCATCACGGGACAAGACGGTTCTTATCTGGCAGAACTCCTGCTCGATAAGGGCTACGAAGTACACGGCATTGTCAGGCGCGTGGCTCTCGAAGACCCCGAACACAGGCTCGGACGCATCACCCACTTGCAACACAAAGTGGAACTCCATCCCGCATCGCTCGAAAGCTTTCCCAGCATCTACAATGTCGTGCGCATCATTCGCCCCGACGAGTGTTACCACCTCGCAGCGCAAAGCTTTGTCGATACCTCTTTCAAAGATGCATTCTCAACACTCAATATCAACATCAACGGCACGCACTATGTCCTCGAAGCCCTCAATGAACTCGTGCCCGAATGCCGATTCTACTTTGCCGGATCGAGCGAAATGTTTGGCAAAGCCGAAGAAGTGCCCCAAACGGAAATCACGCGCTTTCATCCGCGCTCGCCCTACGGCATCTCCAAAGTCGCGGGATTTGACCTCACCCGCAACTATCGAGAAGCTTATGGCCTGTACGCCGCCAGCGGCATCTTGTTCAACCACGAATCCCCTCGTCGGGGATTTGAGTTTGTCACCCGCAAAATCACCTCACACGTCGCGCGCATCAAGCTCGGGCAAATCGGCCACCTCTCGCTCGGCAACCTCGACGCCAAACGCGACTGGGGACACGCCCGCGAATACGTCAAAGCCATGTGGATCATGCTCCAACAAGACGCGCCCGACGACTATGTCATCGCAACCGGTGAGACCCATTCGGTGCGCGAATTTTGCGAAATCGCCTTCTCACACGTCGGCCTCGACTATCGGGAACACGTGCAGATCGATCCGCGATTCTTGCGCCCGGCAGAAGTCGATCTGCTCATCGGCGATTGCACCAAAGCCAAAGACAAACTCAACTGGACTTACGACATAGACTTTGAAGGCCTCGTAAAAGAAATGGTTGACGCAGACCTCAGATTATTCTCAAAAAATTCATAACCCAAGGAGCTTGTTATGTCTCGCATCGGACGCGCCGCAGTGATGAGCGGCGAAAAATTTGAAATACGCGAATATCCCGTTCCCGATCCAGAACCGGGATCAATTTTACTCAAACAAGAACTCGCTGGCATCTGCGGCACAGACCTGCACAACTGGGAATATCAGCGATTGCGGGGTGAGATCATTCTCGGCCACGAAAATGTCGGCATCATCGACAGCCTGGGATCCGGTGTAGAAACCGATTATCTGGGCAATCCCATCGCGCCCGGAGATCGGGTCCTCTTCGCACCTGGCACAAATAAGGGTGCATACGGTTTTATACAAGCCGAAGAAGCCCCCTATTTGCGGGGCGGCTTTGGCGAATACATCTACCTGTGGAACCCCGATTCAGTCGTGCTCAAAACCGATATGCCCGCCGAAGTTGCGGTCATCACCGAGCCTTTTACCATTGGCGTACACGGCGCAATGCGTTCCGGCTTGCAATTTGGCGACACCGTCGTCGTGCAGGGATCGGGAGCCATTGGCCTGCTCACACTCGTCGCCGCCAAAGTCAGCGGTGCGGGCCGGCTCATCATGGTCGGCGGACCCAAAGGGCGTCTGGAACTGGCGGAGCGCCTCGGCGCAGACCTCACCATCGACATTGCCGATATACCCGACCCTGAAGAACGCACGAAAATTGTGCGCGAAAATACGCCCCGAGGCGCAGGCGCCGATGTCGTCTTTGAATGCGCGGGATTTTTGCCCGCCATTCCCGAAGGCGTCACATTCCTGCGGCACAGCGGCACTTATGTCGCCATGGGCCATTTTGTCGATGTGGGGTCTTTTGACTGCAACCCCAACCAGATGTTTATGCGCCGCAACATGCGCCTCGAAGCCGTGTGGGCAAGCACCCCCGAACACTTTGTGCGCGCACTCCCCATCCTCGAGCGAAACGAATACGCCTTTGCCGACCTCGTCAGCCACACCATACCCATTGACCGCGTAGCCGAAGGATTCAACGCCCTGCACAGCGGATACCATCTCGACGGCAAAGACACAATTAAAATTGCAGTTAAAGGCGGGTTGGTATAAACGAAACAACACAAAAAACAAAAACGGCGATGGAAATAAATCCACCGCCGTTTTT is part of the Gemmatimonadota bacterium genome and encodes:
- a CDS encoding GDP-mannose 4,6-dehydratase produces the protein MAKKALITGITGQDGSYLAELLLDKGYEVHGIVRRVALEDPEHRLGRITHLQHKVELHPASLESFPSIYNVVRIIRPDECYHLAAQSFVDTSFKDAFSTLNININGTHYVLEALNELVPECRFYFAGSSEMFGKAEEVPQTEITRFHPRSPYGISKVAGFDLTRNYREAYGLYAASGILFNHESPRRGFEFVTRKITSHVARIKLGQIGHLSLGNLDAKRDWGHAREYVKAMWIMLQQDAPDDYVIATGETHSVREFCEIAFSHVGLDYREHVQIDPRFLRPAEVDLLIGDCTKAKDKLNWTYDIDFEGLVKEMVDADLRLFSKNS
- a CDS encoding zinc-binding dehydrogenase, which codes for MSRIGRAAVMSGEKFEIREYPVPDPEPGSILLKQELAGICGTDLHNWEYQRLRGEIILGHENVGIIDSLGSGVETDYLGNPIAPGDRVLFAPGTNKGAYGFIQAEEAPYLRGGFGEYIYLWNPDSVVLKTDMPAEVAVITEPFTIGVHGAMRSGLQFGDTVVVQGSGAIGLLTLVAAKVSGAGRLIMVGGPKGRLELAERLGADLTIDIADIPDPEERTKIVRENTPRGAGADVVFECAGFLPAIPEGVTFLRHSGTYVAMGHFVDVGSFDCNPNQMFMRRNMRLEAVWASTPEHFVRALPILERNEYAFADLVSHTIPIDRVAEGFNALHSGYHLDGKDTIKIAVKGGLV